A stretch of the Balneola vulgaris DSM 17893 genome encodes the following:
- a CDS encoding MBL fold metallo-hydrolase has protein sequence MNIGRFQIEHLSEGIFENHKDGTFNKLAYEDHIQSEENKDYKKVRKIGIDPILIKTGKHNILVDTGLGWGLDHNSEYTHASNIVTNLDIFGLTPEDITHVVLTHLHYDHAGGSTYVDAYFKTQTTLPFANYFVQKIEWLYALEQIQNNGGKNTSRYELDELYKLEAEYKLVHLTDHTTQLVPGIELIHTGGHTPGHQIVKIQDEGETAYIFGDLIPDDSHINQYSTKKEDIDPLQVVKAKTLLLRKAFEENAVLLFYHSIHTKAGRLLKDVDQKYVLEVVK, from the coding sequence ATGAACATAGGTCGTTTTCAAATTGAACATTTGAGTGAAGGCATTTTTGAAAACCATAAAGATGGCACTTTCAATAAATTGGCCTATGAAGACCATATACAAAGTGAAGAAAACAAAGACTATAAGAAGGTTCGAAAAATCGGTATAGATCCTATTTTAATTAAAACGGGAAAGCATAATATATTGGTAGACACAGGCTTAGGATGGGGTTTAGATCACAACAGTGAATATACACATGCTTCAAATATTGTTACCAATCTAGATATATTTGGCCTAACTCCTGAAGACATTACGCACGTTGTTCTTACCCATCTACACTATGATCACGCCGGGGGCTCAACCTATGTTGATGCATATTTTAAAACCCAAACGACCCTCCCATTTGCTAATTACTTTGTCCAGAAAATAGAGTGGCTTTATGCTTTAGAACAGATTCAAAACAATGGCGGGAAAAACACTTCCAGGTATGAGCTGGATGAACTATATAAGTTAGAAGCAGAGTATAAACTTGTGCATTTAACAGATCACACCACTCAATTGGTACCCGGAATTGAACTCATTCATACCGGTGGGCATACACCTGGGCATCAAATTGTAAAGATTCAAGATGAAGGTGAAACAGCTTATATATTTGGGGATTTAATCCCAGATGATTCTCACATCAATCAGTATTCTACAAAGAAAGAAGATATAGATCCTTTACAGGTTGTAAAGGCTAAAACATTATTACTGCGCAAAGCCTTTGAAGAAAATGCTGTGTTACTATTTTACCATTCCATACATACTAAGGCAGGTCGTTTACTTAAAGATGTGGATCAAAAGTATGTACTTGAGGTTGTGAAATAA
- a CDS encoding phytoene desaturase family protein: MNKYDVIIIGSGHNGLTTGCYLAKSGKKILVLERRDTIGGAVCTETMFKSPENPHGFRMDVGSSVHIMIHQTGIIEELELEKYGLEYIDMDPIMSYPVPTGKGVIHFFKDVERTLESIAKVAPEDVQNYKDFIKFWGKINQGVLKAFMTAPSAKNIFAEMALQQMKEGAMFNKGEQTAGLQKILSSYGKVVDDAFDNPYMKAPLLWFAAQSGPLPDHSATGDFVGWQSMLHESGAKHPRGGSGMLTQAMKNLIEAYGGEVRSNSPVEKIMIEQGKAIGVRTESGEEFKADIIVSNAHVQTTMMKMVGREHLEDSMFKKVKNINVGNGFGMVIRCAVEELPIYTAAPEDPYIHNGIQLLAPSVQYMKNAIGDYTKGLPPEKPAALAMTFSAIDPDVALDGKHTMFVWAQWHPYELANGVQWDDIREREAQKIYDVVVDYAPNMKGKLIDWYIQSPLDIERKHGLLKGNVMHVEMSFDQMFMFRPIPEMSQYETPIKNLYLSCASCHPGGGVFGAAGHNAAQVILKKHKKSWF, translated from the coding sequence ATGAACAAATACGACGTAATTATTATTGGTTCGGGGCACAATGGGCTAACTACGGGGTGTTATCTAGCCAAATCAGGTAAAAAGATTTTAGTACTCGAACGCCGCGATACTATTGGGGGCGCTGTTTGTACCGAAACTATGTTCAAGTCGCCTGAAAATCCACATGGTTTTCGAATGGACGTTGGTTCCTCGGTTCACATCATGATTCATCAAACAGGGATTATCGAAGAACTAGAGCTCGAAAAATATGGCTTAGAATATATCGATATGGACCCCATCATGTCGTATCCCGTGCCAACGGGTAAAGGGGTAATACACTTTTTTAAGGATGTTGAACGAACCCTAGAATCTATTGCTAAAGTAGCTCCAGAGGATGTTCAGAACTATAAAGACTTTATAAAGTTCTGGGGGAAGATAAATCAAGGAGTGTTAAAAGCGTTTATGACAGCACCTTCTGCTAAAAATATTTTTGCTGAAATGGCTCTTCAACAAATGAAAGAAGGAGCAATGTTCAATAAAGGGGAACAAACAGCAGGCCTTCAAAAAATCCTATCAAGTTATGGTAAGGTTGTAGATGATGCTTTTGATAACCCATATATGAAAGCGCCATTGTTGTGGTTTGCAGCTCAGTCTGGTCCTCTACCTGATCATTCAGCTACGGGCGATTTTGTTGGATGGCAATCGATGTTGCATGAAAGTGGAGCCAAACACCCAAGAGGAGGGAGTGGTATGCTCACACAAGCCATGAAGAACCTAATTGAAGCATATGGTGGCGAGGTAAGAAGTAATAGTCCTGTTGAGAAAATAATGATTGAACAGGGTAAAGCCATCGGAGTTCGAACCGAATCAGGAGAAGAATTTAAAGCGGATATCATAGTTTCGAATGCCCATGTTCAAACCACTATGATGAAAATGGTAGGTCGGGAACATTTAGAAGATTCGATGTTTAAGAAGGTTAAAAACATCAATGTTGGAAATGGCTTTGGAATGGTAATTCGGTGTGCAGTAGAAGAATTACCGATTTATACTGCCGCTCCAGAAGACCCTTACATACACAATGGTATTCAGCTACTAGCACCTTCAGTTCAGTACATGAAAAATGCGATAGGAGATTACACAAAGGGGTTGCCTCCAGAGAAGCCAGCGGCACTTGCTATGACCTTCTCTGCCATAGATCCAGATGTAGCTTTAGATGGCAAGCATACTATGTTTGTTTGGGCTCAATGGCATCCTTATGAACTAGCGAATGGAGTTCAGTGGGATGATATTCGTGAGCGTGAAGCCCAAAAGATTTACGATGTAGTGGTGGATTATGCGCCAAATATGAAAGGCAAGTTGATAGATTGGTACATTCAATCGCCTTTAGATATAGAACGCAAACATGGGTTATTGAAGGGAAATGTAATGCACGTAGAAATGAGCTTCGATCAGATGTTTATGTTTAGGCCGATTCCCGAAATGAGTCAGTATGAAACCCCGATTAAAAATTTATATCTATCCTGTGCATCTTGCCATCCTGGTGGGGGTGTTTTTGGTGCTGCAGGACATAATGCTGCTCAAGTAATTCTGAAAAAACATAAAAAATCGTGGTTTTAG
- the alr gene encoding alanine racemase translates to MRSILTIHCSKLVHNLNAVKAQLKDGVKVYAVVKDNAYGHGIEGIAKYLAPKVDGFCVARVEEGITLRTIGIQNPILVFELPELEKASWFKEHNLIATVGDINDFDTLVDGTQYHINFDTGMGRLGIPYSQYELAIEKYKSSSQLTCTGIYTHFATADVLDSEGVVSQLARFTEVRKAFPSNIMAHTANTGAIFNYSDLEIQFDAVRPGVCLYGYAPGSTKIDALIPVIEWESHILQTRAVQKGDNIGYGASWVAPEDGYIGTVPVGYSDGIQRRLGGKIQLKVNGKLYPQVGRITMDYIGIFTPTNDFHKGDKVALLNDKELSAEVWAQLNETIPYEVTTALNSRIKRVFKD, encoded by the coding sequence TTGAGATCTATACTCACAATTCATTGTTCTAAATTAGTTCATAATCTAAATGCCGTTAAAGCTCAGCTCAAAGATGGTGTGAAAGTTTATGCTGTGGTAAAAGACAATGCCTATGGCCATGGGATAGAAGGAATTGCCAAATATCTTGCACCTAAAGTGGACGGCTTTTGTGTGGCTAGAGTAGAGGAAGGCATCACTCTAAGAACAATAGGTATTCAGAATCCGATTTTAGTATTTGAGCTTCCAGAATTAGAAAAGGCCAGTTGGTTTAAAGAACACAATTTGATAGCGACCGTTGGGGATATAAATGATTTCGATACTTTGGTAGATGGCACCCAGTATCATATCAATTTTGATACAGGCATGGGGCGACTTGGAATCCCATATTCACAATATGAATTAGCGATTGAGAAGTATAAATCATCGTCTCAGTTGACATGCACGGGGATATACACACATTTTGCCACAGCGGATGTACTAGATAGCGAAGGCGTTGTAAGTCAGCTCGCAAGATTTACAGAAGTAAGGAAGGCATTTCCATCTAATATTATGGCCCACACTGCTAATACAGGAGCCATTTTTAACTATTCAGATTTAGAGATACAGTTCGATGCTGTAAGGCCTGGCGTATGTTTATATGGCTATGCTCCAGGTTCCACTAAAATAGATGCTCTAATCCCCGTGATAGAATGGGAGTCTCATATTCTTCAAACACGTGCAGTACAAAAAGGGGATAATATTGGCTATGGTGCAAGCTGGGTAGCTCCAGAAGACGGATACATAGGAACAGTACCTGTTGGTTATAGTGATGGGATTCAACGGCGTTTAGGAGGGAAAATTCAGCTTAAAGTAAATGGGAAACTATACCCTCAAGTAGGAAGAATAACTATGGACTACATCGGAATATTCACACCTACAAATGACTTCCATAAAGGGGATAAAGTAGCACTTCTAAACGACAAGGAATTAAGTGCAGAGGTATGGGCTCAACTAAATGAAACCATACCCTACGAAGTCACAACTGCTTTAAATAGTAGAATTAAAAGGGTTTTTAAAGACTGA
- a CDS encoding FKBP-type peptidyl-prolyl cis-trans isomerase: MKTRISFLLLFSLSIFIIQCDDGNNDFIRRDYTTVPAPFSIEGATKDTTESGVIYYDIQEGSGELAIQTRDDVSFHFTAWQRNITTIDNIIGSTYEDGSTETTGFVSIFNFQVVDTRFTTIGSNKLRINTPYMAEGVVGMKEGGKRVLIFPPEFNNSGDTIRVDFELVEIAY; the protein is encoded by the coding sequence TTGAAGACGCGCATTTCATTCTTACTTCTATTTTCTCTTTCCATTTTCATTATCCAGTGTGATGACGGCAATAATGATTTCATTCGTAGAGATTACACTACCGTACCTGCTCCATTTTCTATTGAAGGAGCTACTAAAGACACTACTGAATCAGGTGTAATTTATTACGACATTCAAGAAGGTAGTGGTGAATTAGCTATTCAAACTAGAGACGATGTTTCCTTTCACTTCACAGCTTGGCAGCGAAATATTACTACCATAGATAATATTATTGGTAGTACCTATGAAGATGGAAGCACTGAGACAACGGGATTTGTTTCTATTTTCAATTTTCAAGTTGTAGATACACGCTTTACAACTATTGGGAGTAATAAATTACGCATCAATACTCCATATATGGCTGAAGGTGTAGTAGGCATGAAAGAAGGTGGTAAGAGAGTGTTAATCTTTCCTCCAGAATTCAATAACTCTGGAGACACTATCCGAGTTGACTTCGAATTAGTAGAGATTGCTTACTAA
- the tatC gene encoding twin-arginine translocase subunit TatC produces the protein MSERQIMQKNPPKAPKPEDRTSTMSFLEHLEELRWRIVKGLIGVLVGVVVAFIFSDYFVNTILLGPANADFFMYDIIRIDAIDLTLQSRRLPGQFFTFWGVLFIVGLVIGSPILFYQLWSFVEPAFEVSTKKKTVITAFFITLFFLLGVAFGYLILVPFALQFFASFSISEAVRNDFDINSYFSSLSMWVISCGMIFQIPVVSYALSKIGILTPEFLRHYRRHALVACLVVAAFLTPPDPVSQILIAIPLTVLYEFSIFVSKVALKQREKALKAALNSE, from the coding sequence TTGAGCGAACGTCAGATCATGCAGAAAAACCCTCCTAAGGCTCCCAAGCCCGAGGACCGCACCTCAACGATGAGTTTTCTAGAACACCTAGAAGAACTCCGTTGGCGCATTGTAAAAGGGTTGATAGGTGTTTTAGTTGGAGTTGTAGTTGCGTTTATATTTTCCGATTACTTCGTAAATACCATTTTATTGGGGCCTGCTAATGCCGACTTCTTCATGTATGACATCATTCGTATCGATGCTATTGATTTAACCCTTCAAAGTAGGCGTTTACCGGGGCAGTTCTTTACCTTTTGGGGGGTTCTGTTTATAGTAGGTTTGGTAATCGGCTCTCCTATTCTGTTTTATCAATTGTGGTCGTTTGTTGAACCCGCTTTTGAAGTTTCAACAAAGAAGAAAACGGTTATAACAGCCTTTTTCATCACCCTATTCTTTTTACTTGGTGTAGCATTTGGTTACCTCATTTTGGTTCCATTTGCATTGCAGTTCTTTGCTTCCTTTTCAATATCTGAAGCGGTTCGTAATGATTTCGATATTAACTCTTACTTCAGTTCATTGAGCATGTGGGTGATATCCTGTGGAATGATTTTTCAGATACCCGTTGTAAGTTATGCCTTGAGTAAAATTGGAATTCTGACCCCCGAATTTTTACGCCATTACCGCCGCCATGCACTCGTCGCATGCTTGGTGGTTGCTGCATTTTTAACTCCACCTGATCCCGTTTCTCAGATATTGATAGCTATACCACTTACAGTTTTATATGAGTTCTCAATATTTGTAAGTAAAGTTGCTCTCAAACAACGAGAAAAGGCATTAAAAGCGGCATTAAATAGCGAATGA
- the glyA gene encoding serine hydroxymethyltransferase encodes MKSLNEQDSKIFDLLGKETNRQNLNLELIASENFTSKAVMEAQGSVLTNKYAEGYPGKRYYGGCEFVDVVEDIARDRAKKLYNADWVNVQPHSGASANAAVYLAFMKPGETLLGFDLSHGGHLTHGSHVNFSGIYFKPEFYGVEKETGRLDYDKIREKAKAVQPKMISIGASAYSRDYDYEAFRSIADEVGAYLWMDMAHTAGLIATGHLKSPLPHAHVVTTTTHKTLRGPRGGMILIGKDGENTLGVVAPKSGRVKNWSEVLDSAVFPGTQGGPLMHVIAAKAVAYGEALQPDFKDYQTQVIANAKAMADEFMAMGYDIVSGGTDNHLILIDLRNKGVTGKLAEEALGHAAITVNKNMVPFDTESPFVTSGIRIGSPAMTTRGFGEEEFRTVAKLIDRVIQDPENETVHAKVTQEVEALCEQFPLYDFITA; translated from the coding sequence ATGAAATCACTGAATGAACAAGATTCAAAGATCTTTGACTTACTCGGGAAAGAAACGAATAGACAAAATTTAAACCTTGAACTTATAGCTTCTGAGAATTTCACCTCAAAAGCGGTGATGGAAGCTCAAGGCAGTGTACTCACAAATAAATACGCGGAAGGCTACCCTGGTAAAAGGTACTATGGTGGTTGTGAGTTTGTAGATGTAGTGGAAGACATCGCTCGTGATAGAGCTAAAAAATTGTATAACGCCGACTGGGTAAACGTTCAACCTCATTCTGGTGCCTCAGCCAATGCAGCTGTATATCTAGCTTTTATGAAGCCAGGTGAAACTTTGTTAGGCTTTGACCTTTCTCATGGTGGACACTTAACGCACGGTTCTCATGTAAATTTTTCAGGTATCTATTTTAAGCCTGAATTTTATGGTGTAGAAAAAGAAACGGGTCGCTTAGACTATGACAAGATTCGCGAGAAAGCGAAAGCCGTTCAGCCTAAAATGATTTCAATTGGAGCTTCCGCATATTCTCGTGATTATGATTACGAGGCATTCAGAAGCATTGCTGATGAAGTAGGTGCTTACCTTTGGATGGATATGGCGCATACAGCAGGTTTGATTGCTACCGGTCATTTAAAAAGCCCACTCCCTCATGCACACGTAGTTACAACTACTACGCATAAAACTTTGCGCGGACCTCGTGGTGGAATGATATTAATCGGTAAAGATGGCGAAAACACCTTAGGTGTTGTGGCTCCAAAGTCTGGCCGAGTGAAAAACTGGAGTGAAGTATTAGATTCTGCAGTATTCCCAGGTACTCAAGGTGGTCCACTTATGCATGTGATAGCCGCTAAAGCTGTTGCCTATGGTGAAGCACTACAACCTGATTTCAAAGACTATCAAACTCAGGTGATTGCTAATGCTAAAGCTATGGCTGATGAGTTCATGGCTATGGGTTATGACATTGTTAGTGGTGGAACCGACAATCACTTAATTCTTATTGACCTCCGTAATAAAGGTGTGACGGGTAAATTAGCAGAAGAAGCGCTCGGTCATGCAGCAATTACCGTGAATAAGAACATGGTACCGTTTGACACTGAAAGTCCATTTGTAACTTCAGGAATCAGAATTGGTTCGCCGGCTATGACAACTCGTGGTTTTGGTGAAGAAGAATTTCGTACAGTGGCAAAACTCATCGATCGTGTAATTCAAGATCCTGAGAATGAAACCGTGCATGCAAAAGTAACCCAAGAAGTTGAGGCATTGTGTGAGCAATTCCCTCTGTACGACTTCATAACGGCCTAA
- the rpiB gene encoding ribose 5-phosphate isomerase B, with product MIIPIASDHAGYSAKEQVKEILENLGQTPIDFGTHSEDSVDYPEFAVQVSERVNNGEYDQGIIVCGSGQGVCMTANKYPKVRAGLVYSAKVAEMTRLHNNANIMCLPGRELSKEQLEEIIKTWLDTEFEGGRHERRVNKIESLTTK from the coding sequence ATGATTATCCCAATTGCGAGCGATCACGCAGGTTATTCCGCTAAAGAACAAGTAAAAGAAATTCTAGAGAATTTAGGCCAGACTCCCATCGATTTTGGTACTCATTCTGAAGACTCTGTAGACTATCCTGAATTTGCTGTACAAGTTTCCGAACGTGTTAATAATGGTGAGTATGATCAAGGCATCATTGTTTGTGGCAGTGGCCAAGGTGTTTGTATGACGGCAAATAAATACCCAAAAGTACGTGCTGGTTTAGTGTATTCAGCAAAAGTAGCTGAGATGACACGCCTTCATAATAACGCAAACATCATGTGTTTACCAGGCCGTGAATTGAGCAAAGAACAGCTTGAAGAAATTATTAAAACTTGGCTCGATACTGAATTTGAAGGTGGTCGCCATGAACGCCGAGTTAATAAAATTGAATCACTAACTACAAAGTAA
- a CDS encoding inositol monophosphatase family protein has translation MPHSLPYKNELKIAMEAADIASNIILDYRNSKAFDIELKGKNDLVTDADVASEKAIISHISKQFPNDSFLAEETSNELSLPKGRVWIIDPIDGTTNFAHGFPVFCVSIALWENGQPIVGLVKEVAKGELFYATKGGGAWLGEQRLNVSKLTDPSQSLLGTGFPYTSFTYVDEYLSLFKSLMQSTHGIRRPGAASYDLCCVAAGRFDGFFELGLSPWDVAAGALIILEAGGSLTDWGKGDNWLFGKQIIGGNETMVQFLQQQIDTHFYKLNT, from the coding sequence ATGCCACATTCATTACCCTACAAGAATGAACTAAAAATAGCGATGGAAGCAGCCGATATTGCTAGCAATATTATTCTAGATTATCGCAACTCAAAAGCATTTGATATAGAATTAAAGGGTAAAAATGATTTAGTAACCGATGCTGATGTAGCATCTGAGAAAGCAATCATCTCTCATATCTCAAAACAATTTCCAAATGATTCATTTTTAGCGGAAGAAACATCAAATGAATTAAGTTTGCCAAAAGGACGCGTTTGGATTATTGATCCGATTGATGGCACTACTAACTTCGCACACGGGTTTCCTGTGTTTTGTGTATCGATAGCATTGTGGGAGAATGGGCAACCAATTGTAGGCTTGGTAAAAGAAGTAGCTAAAGGAGAATTATTCTATGCTACAAAAGGAGGAGGGGCTTGGCTAGGTGAGCAAAGATTGAACGTCTCAAAATTAACCGATCCATCTCAGAGTTTATTAGGTACTGGTTTCCCTTACACCAGCTTCACTTATGTAGATGAGTATCTGTCATTGTTTAAGAGTTTGATGCAATCAACGCATGGTATTCGACGTCCTGGAGCTGCATCGTACGACTTATGCTGTGTAGCCGCTGGCCGTTTTGATGGTTTTTTTGAACTGGGATTAAGCCCATGGGATGTAGCAGCAGGTGCCCTCATTATACTAGAAGCAGGTGGAAGCTTAACTGACTGGGGCAAAGGGGATAACTGGTTGTTTGGTAAACAAATTATTGGTGGAAACGAAACTATGGTTCAATTTCTACAGCAACAAATTGATACTCACTTTTATAAGCTGAATACTTAA
- the bshB1 gene encoding bacillithiol biosynthesis deacetylase BshB1 gives MKLDVLVFAAHPDDAELNIGGTISSLSSEGKKVGVVDLTQGEMGTRGSVEIRAKEAAKASEILGLSYRKNLNLGDSILENTRTNQLKVIEVVRETQPEVCLIGAPFDRHPDHIKATNLLIDSLFYSGLKNIETSSQSPWRPSHILHYMQDRPIEYDFIYDISGFWQQKKESILAFATQFNVHNEGDEPATYISSEDYFKQVEARARYFGHLGGFEYGEPFKYYNGPVPLNNFDVFLGSKVKR, from the coding sequence ATGAAACTAGACGTTTTAGTATTTGCTGCGCACCCCGATGACGCCGAATTAAATATTGGTGGAACTATAAGTTCGTTAAGTAGCGAAGGTAAAAAAGTAGGCGTTGTAGACCTCACACAAGGTGAAATGGGGACTAGAGGAAGTGTTGAAATTAGAGCCAAAGAAGCTGCTAAGGCATCAGAAATTCTTGGTTTGAGTTACCGAAAGAATTTAAACCTTGGAGATTCCATCCTTGAAAATACACGTACTAATCAACTTAAAGTGATTGAAGTTGTTCGAGAGACTCAACCCGAGGTTTGCCTCATCGGTGCTCCATTTGATCGCCATCCAGATCATATCAAAGCCACCAACTTGTTAATTGATAGTCTTTTTTATAGTGGGTTAAAGAACATAGAAACTTCTTCCCAATCGCCTTGGAGGCCATCTCATATACTACATTATATGCAAGATCGACCCATTGAGTATGATTTCATTTATGACATCTCTGGTTTTTGGCAACAGAAGAAAGAATCTATTCTAGCTTTTGCCACACAGTTTAACGTTCACAATGAAGGTGATGAACCAGCGACCTATATCTCTAGTGAAGATTACTTCAAGCAAGTAGAAGCGAGGGCGCGTTACTTCGGCCATTTAGGAGGTTTCGAGTATGGTGAACCCTTTAAGTATTACAACGGCCCCGTACCTCTCAATAATTTTGATGTATTTCTTGGTTCAAAAGTTAAACGATAA
- a CDS encoding ABC transporter permease → MRIFTSLTEGLRIAFRALSINKVRSVLTALCIIIGITMVTVVDAVTTGMDETFDRSMAMLGTNVVYIEKWPWDDDLEWWEIMNRPEIELSYRDFLQERSKLASEISAYAQRGTNIKYKGETAERVGIVGATANHLLVQGMNIVRGRMFTEQEVRNVSKVIVLGQSLVDGLFEENEDPLGKQVKIRGRKFTVIGVLEKQGMFLGLGDADNQVIIPVKTYGTLFGLKNDVRLGVKFPDEETFIDGEYEIEGLMRQVRQLDAAEDNDFAINKPQAFEEVLSQFKNGLYMGGFVLVGLSLLIGGIGIMNIMFVSVRERTKEIGIRKAVGAKSWEILSQFLIESVTICVAGGVIGVIIAGILTLIIDQFFTATMNVSVVAFAFILCSLVGVIFGFIPAYRAAKSDPIESLRFE, encoded by the coding sequence ATGAGAATATTTACTAGCCTCACCGAAGGACTTAGAATTGCATTTCGAGCTCTGAGTATCAACAAAGTACGATCTGTTTTAACGGCTCTTTGTATCATTATTGGAATTACGATGGTTACGGTTGTGGATGCCGTAACTACAGGAATGGATGAGACTTTTGATAGAAGTATGGCCATGTTAGGCACTAACGTGGTTTATATCGAAAAGTGGCCTTGGGATGATGATTTAGAATGGTGGGAGATCATGAATCGCCCTGAAATTGAATTATCGTATCGTGATTTTCTACAAGAGCGAAGTAAGTTAGCTTCTGAGATTTCAGCTTATGCTCAAAGAGGCACGAATATTAAGTACAAGGGGGAAACAGCCGAAAGGGTTGGGATTGTGGGTGCCACAGCAAATCATTTGTTAGTACAAGGAATGAACATTGTAAGGGGGCGGATGTTCACAGAGCAAGAAGTTCGAAATGTTAGTAAAGTAATTGTGCTTGGGCAATCGCTAGTAGATGGGCTATTTGAAGAGAATGAAGATCCTTTAGGGAAACAGGTTAAAATTAGAGGACGAAAGTTTACTGTTATTGGAGTGCTTGAAAAACAGGGAATGTTTTTAGGCTTAGGGGATGCCGACAACCAAGTAATCATACCGGTTAAAACATATGGTACTCTTTTTGGATTGAAAAATGATGTGCGATTAGGAGTGAAATTTCCCGATGAAGAAACATTTATTGACGGAGAATACGAAATTGAAGGTTTGATGCGCCAAGTGCGCCAACTGGATGCCGCAGAAGACAATGATTTTGCTATCAACAAACCTCAAGCTTTCGAGGAAGTTTTATCTCAGTTCAAAAACGGCTTGTATATGGGGGGCTTTGTGCTAGTAGGCTTGTCGTTATTAATTGGAGGGATCGGAATTATGAATATCATGTTTGTTTCCGTTCGTGAACGTACCAAAGAAATTGGGATACGAAAAGCTGTAGGAGCTAAATCATGGGAGATTCTCAGTCAATTTCTAATTGAGTCTGTTACTATCTGTGTGGCTGGAGGAGTAATTGGAGTGATAATTGCAGGTATTCTAACACTCATCATTGATCAATTTTTTACAGCAACTATGAATGTGAGTGTGGTGGCTTTTGCCTTTATACTTTGCTCACTGGTTGGAGTCATATTTGGTTTTATACCCGCATATAGAGCAGCAAAGTCGGATCCTATTGAATCACTAAGGTTTGAATAA
- a CDS encoding ABC transporter permease: protein MNIKETFSQATDSLKANKIRSSLTLLALVIGVFSVIVSTTAVAVIDSFFTNTMSILGTDVITVQKNPAVQLGPDDASKRNRKNIKFEDAEELDERMNIGEGMSPVTSFSFTKVSFNNEETDPDKSIRGGNSEYIANNAYNLEDGRNFNEEDIQYARKVAIIGKDIQTELFKSEYPLQKTIRIDGQPYTVIGVLESKGQIMGQSFDDFVLIPYTTGINVYGGNRGIGIQLRAPAITMMEETIDEVTGIMRVIRGVSPVDDNDFEVVTNDSLSGTFDAFTYILYFAGFAIGGITLLGAGIGVMNIMLVSVTERTKEIGVRKAVGATRKAIVNQFLMEAVFLCQLGGVIGLIAGIAAGNYVAVLIDSEPVIPIWSVGLSFFGMLIIGLVFGVYPAFKASKLDPIESLRYE, encoded by the coding sequence ATGAATATTAAAGAAACGTTTTCACAGGCAACTGATTCTCTAAAGGCGAATAAAATTCGTTCGAGTCTTACACTTTTAGCTCTAGTAATAGGAGTATTCTCTGTAATTGTATCTACTACAGCCGTTGCTGTAATTGATAGCTTCTTTACCAACACGATGAGTATTCTTGGCACCGATGTAATAACGGTGCAGAAAAATCCAGCGGTGCAATTAGGTCCCGATGATGCAAGTAAGAGAAACCGTAAGAACATAAAGTTTGAAGATGCTGAAGAACTAGATGAACGAATGAATATTGGGGAGGGCATGAGTCCTGTGACCTCTTTTAGCTTCACAAAAGTATCTTTTAACAACGAAGAAACAGATCCTGATAAATCCATTCGTGGAGGTAATAGCGAGTATATAGCGAACAATGCATACAACTTAGAAGATGGAAGAAACTTCAACGAAGAAGACATTCAGTATGCTCGCAAAGTAGCTATAATCGGGAAAGACATTCAAACTGAGTTATTCAAAAGTGAATATCCGCTTCAGAAAACCATTCGTATAGATGGGCAGCCTTATACGGTGATTGGAGTTTTGGAATCGAAAGGGCAAATCATGGGGCAGTCGTTCGATGATTTTGTACTCATTCCCTATACCACGGGTATAAATGTGTACGGTGGAAATAGGGGAATTGGAATTCAATTGCGTGCTCCAGCTATAACTATGATGGAAGAGACGATAGATGAAGTTACAGGAATCATGCGGGTAATTCGTGGTGTATCTCCAGTAGATGATAATGACTTTGAAGTAGTGACCAACGATAGTTTAAGTGGCACCTTTGATGCTTTTACCTACATTCTTTATTTCGCTGGATTTGCTATCGGTGGTATAACCTTGTTAGGAGCTGGAATTGGTGTAATGAATATCATGCTGGTTTCTGTTACGGAACGAACGAAGGAAATTGGAGTAAGAAAAGCAGTAGGAGCCACTCGTAAGGCTATTGTGAATCAGTTTTTAATGGAAGCTGTATTCTTATGCCAGCTAGGTGGTGTTATTGGATTGATTGCCGGTATTGCAGCTGGAAACTATGTAGCTGTGTTAATCGACTCTGAACCTGTAATACCAATATGGTCGGTAGGCTTAAGCTTTTTTGGGATGCTAATTATTGGTCTAGTTTTTGGTGTATACCCAGCATTTAAAGCTTCAAAGCTTGATCCAATAGAGAGTTTACGCTACGAATAA